The following DNA comes from Pedosphaera parvula Ellin514.
TGCTTTCGTCGGATTGAGGGCTTCACTGCTTTTCAAACGGCTCATTCAGGTTGAATTCCTCATCCGAATCCCGAAAAAACAACTTGCCGCCACTTTTCACAAAGTCTGCCAGTTCCTCGTGGGCAAAAGAAATGGCAAGGGTCAGCGCCTGGAAAGAATCAGAACCGTTAATGTGGTAAGTCCGCTTACTGAGTGGTTGAACTGTTACTGGACAACGCCAATTCTGATTTTCCTCTGTGTAGGGCTTTCCGATTTCAATGATGATTTGGAATTTTTCTCCTGAGAGTGGGACGCCATTCAACTCACGGCGGGCTATAATATCATTGGTTGAGTTAAGCTCCGGTGCCATATGCGAGCAATCATAAGTTTGGGAGTAACAAAGTCACGGAGTATAAGTCTGAATTTTTCCGGTGGAGCGGGAGTGAACGGCGATGGTTTGTTTGGGGAGGGTTTGATTATCTACTGTGCAGTCGTGGTCGCTGAAGTTGGCGGTGATGGTGAGGTCATTGCCGAAGGTGGTTTCTTGGATGGTTTGGTCGGGGGTGAGCCACTTGAAATCGGTCATGGGTAACAATGCGATCTGCCGATGGAGGGGGGAGAAGAAGTCGTAATGATGTTTGATGGTGGTTTTGCGTTTTTCAAATTCTGAGAGATTCAAATGGTAGAGGGGTGGAACGTTGTAGAGGAGTTCGAGGAGTTCCACGGTTTTGGCGTTGTCCTGGGTTTTGAGGCTGGGAAAAGACCAATGATGGGTGGCGATCACGGAGTCGTGGAAGACGGTTTGGAACAGGGGGAGGCGGAAGCGCGGGTCGAAATAGAGGTAGCGATATTGTTCCTTTGTGGGGACGGGTTTGAAGAAGACTTGTGGCTCGTCAGGTGGATAGTAGGCACCGAGATAATAATCTGATTTTTTGTTGGTGAGATCTGGGTCGCCCCAGCCGATAACGGGAGTCATGATGCCGTGGGCGAAGTGAACAGTGGGAGCAATACCGGCGGAGCAGCCTTCTGTGCCGATGACGGCGCCGAAGGTGTCGCGTATCCAGGCGAGTCGGGCGATGCGGTTTTGCATGTCCGATTGTTGTGTAGCGGGATGGGCGGGAGAGTAGTCGTCGAAGAATTCGCCGAAGCCGTCGCAATCCATGAACCAAGAGTTGGCGTGAAAGCTGTCCATCAGTTGAGTGACACGTTTTTCGACGTAGGGGCGGGCGGCAGCGGGACTGAGGAGATAACCCTTTTTCTTGAAGCCGTGGCGTTTGGTGCCGTCGGCATTCACGATGGCGCCGGTTTGATAAATGGCGTCATCGAATTGAGCGGTTTCCCAGGTGTCCTTTTCTTTGGGGCTGTGCATGCTGTGGTAGGAGTCGTAGGTGCCGATCAGGTAGCCTGCTTTCTTTGCGGCGGCGACAGTTTCGGGTCGATTGACGAAAGCATCCCAGGCGGCGGCGCCGAGCCAGAGTCGGTCGAGGCCGGCGGCAGAGAGTTGTTGAATCATCTTGGGAGAAAGGCCGCTGCCCCAGGTTTCGGGTTTGGCGACGATGTCGGGAAAGGCGGTTACGAGCAGCGAGCAGTTCAGATGCGTGAGTTCGGCGGCGGTGAGAGTTGAGCGTTCGCGTTTTAGAAGTTCAGAAGCTGAGTTGTCCAATGTGGCGCTACGCCAGGAGGGTTCGTCATAGAAATCGCGCTTGAGCAACATTTGGTTCAGGTCTTGAGTGACGAGGGACTTGGTGTATTTGTCGGGCCATTCAACTTGGATGATATTAGTGGCTGCATTCCTCGCGGTGTTGGTGAGGAGCGACCAGATTCTTTTCGCTGGGGTGAGATTGGTGGCGGTGGAAGCGGCGATGAGTTGATGGGCAAATTGTTTCCAGGTGAGAATGTCGGAGCTGGTAATCAGGTCATCGCCCCAGAGATAGATGTGGGCTGCGCCGAGGAGTTTTTGGGTTTCAGGAGTCTTTTCGATTTTCTGTTTCAGGCTGATGAACTCGCCGCGTTGAATGAGGTATTGGCGATAGATGCGGGCGGGTTCGATGGGTGAGCCCTGGCTCCACTGGATCAGGACCGCATACTCCTTGATGGGATGATTGCGGGTGAAGTTGTGGGTGAGCTTGGCCTGAAGATGATTGCTGGTGGATTGGAAAGCGACCTGGTTATTGAACTGGTTCGTGAAAATGTAGGTGATGGTGGAATCGCCGTAATCGAGGCCGATGAAGGGCAGAGTTAAATCGGCGGTGGTGTTCAGTTCGCCGTGTTGAGTGAGGAAGGTGGACCAGTTGGTGTCGCCAATGGGCGCGTAGACGCCTTCGAACATGGGGAGGATCCAGCCTTTGGTGCGCCCGGATTCCGAGATGGTGGGGAAGGTGAATTCGCCGGGTTTCTCGGAGAGGATGTGAATGAGGAGATTAGTTTCGGTGAGTTGGGCGTCGATGGTGGTTTTGAGATCTGAGAACTGCCAGGTGGCGTTGGTCGAGGTGTGCTTCAGGTTGGTGATAGAGCCGAGGTTGGGGATGGCGAGAGAGATGGGGTATGCAGTATCGGGAGTGCGTTGGAGAGTGATTTCGAGGGTGCGGGGATCGATGTCGACAATCGAGTTGCTTTTTGAGAGCACAACACTCGAATAGACTTGAGCGTTGGTGGTCAGAGCGGTGAGCGAGAGAGCGACGAGCAGGAAGATTTTGATTATCGATTGCACAAAAGGACAGGGTCACAAAGTGGAGGGAAGGGTGCAAGGAAAAGGCGCGTCCTTGCCGGCAAGGTAGCGGCCCTGAAGAATTTTTAAAAAATAAATGCCTGATTTCGCGAGCATCGGCAATAAATAGTCAGATGACCGATGTGAGCGACATGGAATTACTGCGTGATTACGACCAGCAAGGGTCGGAAGAGGCTTTTGCCGAGTTGGTTCGGCGGCACGTTCATCTGGTTTATTCGGCTGCGTATCGCCATGTGGGGAGTGGCGCCCATGCGGAAGAAATCACGCAGGCTGTTTTTATTATCCTCGCGCGCAAAGCGGGCAAGCTGCGCCCGGGCACTATTCTTGAAGGCTGGCTCTATGAAACGACGCGGCTGACGGCGTTGAGTTTCCTGCGCGGAGAACGTCGCCGGCAATTTCGTGAACAGGAGGCCTATATGCAATCGACCGTTCAGGAATGTGCTGATGCGACGGTTTGGAATCAACTTGCGCCTCTGCTCGACGAAGCAATGGGGCGGTTGGGAAAAAAAGACCGCGAAGCGGTGGTGCTTCGGTTTTTTAAAGAGAAAAGTCTGAACGAAGTCGCTGAGGCCATGAAGGTCACTGAAGCGGCGGCACAAAGCCGGGTGCATCGCGCGATGGAAAAATTGCGAAAGCATTTCATGAAGCGGGGCGTGACTTTGGCCACCGGAAGCATTGCCGGAGCCATTGCAGCGAACTCAGTACAAGCGGCGCCCGTGGGGCTGGCAAAAGCCACGACCGCCGTGGCGGTTGCCAAAGGCGCGGCGGCTTCAGCATCCACGTTAACCCTCATCAAAGGAGCATTGAAAGTTATGGCATGGACAAAACTGAAAACAACGGCGGTTGTGGGAATCGCGGCGCTTTTGGCTGTGGGCGCGACAACCCTCGCAGTTGAGGCGATCAAGAAACCAACGGATGAATCAATCGAAAAATACTTCACAATGCTAAGCAGCCGTACTTTCGACACGGCACCACCCATGGTGCTTTTGCGACCGAGCAAGTATGCAGGTCAGGGGAGTTGGAACGTCCCAGCACGAGACATGCGGAATGGAAATCAATTGCGCCGCGGCGCGCCGTTCGCCGAGATTCTTCACAGTGCTTACGGTTTCGGGCCGGAGCAGATGGTTCTGCCCTCTGGCCTCCCGCGAGGACAATTTGATTTGCTGCTCACGGTTCCGACCAATGCAGTGGAAGAATTGCGCAAGGAAATTAAAAAACAATTTGGCGTGGTCGCGCATCCGGAAAAGCGCGTTACAGACGTGCTGATCCTGAAAAACACCAACCCGAACGCGCCCGGCCTGAAAATCAGCACGAGAGTTGACCCTGCCAGCAGTTGGCCACAACCGGGATTTTTCCAGTGCTTCGGTTTTAAAATGTCCGACCCGATCAAACCCGACCTGGTGCATGAAATCGGCCAGCAGGCCAACCTGCCGGTGATCGACGAAACTGGATTGACCAATGCGTACGATATCGATTTTCACTGGAATGCGAATCTCCAGGGGGATGCCATGAAGGCGGACATCATGCGCGAGTTGAACAAGCAGCTTGGACTGGTGTTGATTCCGGAGCGGCGGGAAGTCGAGATGTTGGTGGTGGAGAAGGTGAAGTAGGATTTTGCTGGGAGGCATGGGCCGTTTTCCAGCAACGGCTTGACGGGAATGAGCATCATTGGCAGGGTTGAATTGCCAGGTAACAACACAATGAATGCTATGAAACGGAAAATTCTTTATTCATGTCTGCTGATTACGGGCACGTTCTGGCTCGCGTATGCTTTGGGTTATCAGCATGGATACCAATGAGGTGAGTAAAAAGAGCGGCAAATGTGGGTGCCCGTCTTGTCAGGTCGGATCGTAGTTCAACATCCGAACAAAAGGGTGAGAAATATGGGGCCAGAGACCGTGACAGTCAGATAGAAAAGACTTCTGTTGCAGCTAAATCATTTGCCTTGAGATTTGCTGTGAGAGCTCATGGGCGCGGGCGAGGGAGATGCCGGAGCGTTGGTCGATGGCGAGTGGGTGATCGGTGGGTTCGAGTTCGATCGAGGGACGAGTGCCGACCGGCTGGGTGTGCACGTGTGTCTTGAGATTTAAGGTTTCGGGATAGCAGGGAAGGGAGGTGGATAGCCACCCGAAGTAAGGAGATTCGGATTCACGTCCTGAGGTGTGCCAGAGTTCGGACATTCTCTTAAAAGTCTTTTCGCTGAGCGATACCCAGATCATCCAGCGGAAAACTTCGGTTGTGTCCAGGAGCGGGATATCGAGGCAGCCAAGCACGAAGAAAGATTTGTCATCGACGATGCATTGGTCCGAACCGAGTGTCACACGCTTAGGGCGGTCTTTGGGAGCGATGTCAAAATAATGGGACGGATCGTCGAATCCAAAGCAGGTGGGAAAGCCGAGCGGCCACTCCCGGTTGTGTTCGCATTTGATGGAGTTGCGCATTTAGTTTCGAACGAGAATTTATTTTGATTGTGTGAGAGAATAGAATAGCGGGTCATTGAGGACAAAAGGAAAATGAAAGCGCA
Coding sequences within:
- a CDS encoding DUF6968 family protein; translation: MAPELNSTNDIIARRELNGVPLSGEKFQIIIEIGKPYTEENQNWRCPVTVQPLSKRTYHINGSDSFQALTLAISFAHEELADFVKSGGKLFFRDSDEEFNLNEPFEKQ
- a CDS encoding glycoside hydrolase, with the translated sequence MQSIIKIFLLVALSLTALTTNAQVYSSVVLSKSNSIVDIDPRTLEITLQRTPDTAYPISLAIPNLGSITNLKHTSTNATWQFSDLKTTIDAQLTETNLLIHILSEKPGEFTFPTISESGRTKGWILPMFEGVYAPIGDTNWSTFLTQHGELNTTADLTLPFIGLDYGDSTITYIFTNQFNNQVAFQSTSNHLQAKLTHNFTRNHPIKEYAVLIQWSQGSPIEPARIYRQYLIQRGEFISLKQKIEKTPETQKLLGAAHIYLWGDDLITSSDILTWKQFAHQLIAASTATNLTPAKRIWSLLTNTARNAATNIIQVEWPDKYTKSLVTQDLNQMLLKRDFYDEPSWRSATLDNSASELLKRERSTLTAAELTHLNCSLLVTAFPDIVAKPETWGSGLSPKMIQQLSAAGLDRLWLGAAAWDAFVNRPETVAAAKKAGYLIGTYDSYHSMHSPKEKDTWETAQFDDAIYQTGAIVNADGTKRHGFKKKGYLLSPAAARPYVEKRVTQLMDSFHANSWFMDCDGFGEFFDDYSPAHPATQQSDMQNRIARLAWIRDTFGAVIGTEGCSAGIAPTVHFAHGIMTPVIGWGDPDLTNKKSDYYLGAYYPPDEPQVFFKPVPTKEQYRYLYFDPRFRLPLFQTVFHDSVIATHHWSFPSLKTQDNAKTVELLELLYNVPPLYHLNLSEFEKRKTTIKHHYDFFSPLHRQIALLPMTDFKWLTPDQTIQETTFGNDLTITANFSDHDCTVDNQTLPKQTIAVHSRSTGKIQTYTP
- a CDS encoding TIGR03435 family protein, producing MTDVSDMELLRDYDQQGSEEAFAELVRRHVHLVYSAAYRHVGSGAHAEEITQAVFIILARKAGKLRPGTILEGWLYETTRLTALSFLRGERRRQFREQEAYMQSTVQECADATVWNQLAPLLDEAMGRLGKKDREAVVLRFFKEKSLNEVAEAMKVTEAAAQSRVHRAMEKLRKHFMKRGVTLATGSIAGAIAANSVQAAPVGLAKATTAVAVAKGAAASASTLTLIKGALKVMAWTKLKTTAVVGIAALLAVGATTLAVEAIKKPTDESIEKYFTMLSSRTFDTAPPMVLLRPSKYAGQGSWNVPARDMRNGNQLRRGAPFAEILHSAYGFGPEQMVLPSGLPRGQFDLLLTVPTNAVEELRKEIKKQFGVVAHPEKRVTDVLILKNTNPNAPGLKISTRVDPASSWPQPGFFQCFGFKMSDPIKPDLVHEIGQQANLPVIDETGLTNAYDIDFHWNANLQGDAMKADIMRELNKQLGLVLIPERREVEMLVVEKVK
- a CDS encoding DUF2199 domain-containing protein — protein: MRNSIKCEHNREWPLGFPTCFGFDDPSHYFDIAPKDRPKRVTLGSDQCIVDDKSFFVLGCLDIPLLDTTEVFRWMIWVSLSEKTFKRMSELWHTSGRESESPYFGWLSTSLPCYPETLNLKTHVHTQPVGTRPSIELEPTDHPLAIDQRSGISLARAHELSQQISRQMI